ATAACGCAATATCTGAAATTCAAAAATTATTTTCATTATATAGAAAGGGTGATCTTAGAGAAAACCTTATCCAACAATTATCGGAAATAAAGCTTATGACTACAAAAAATACACTGTTACAAGCGTCTAAATGTTATTTGTCTGATTTTTATAATCCAAGATTGAAAATCGAAAAGATGCTTAGAGAGGATATGTTTGTTACCCAAGAATACTGCTATAACACTCATGAAAAAGATGAATGGAAGCGATTTTTTAAAATTCTTGGAGTTTCCGAAGGAACTGATACGCTAATATATAGAAGTAAAAATTCAAAGTCAAACTGCATGGATTTTAGAATTAATCATAAGTATTTTGATGAAATAGTTAGTAAGACTCCAACTTACTATGCTAGTTTTTCAATTGATAGTATTGGAAATATAACTTCCATTAATTATATTCATTTTACCGAAAACAACAATAAGTTTTCATTTGAGTTTTGGAAAGATTATATCCAAAACTATACACCAGAAAAAATAAGCACAACGGCTAAAGGTTATTGGGGATACTCTGGTATGAGTGGGCAAGTATCTGGAGAAACAGTTGAGAACTATATACCTTGGTTCATAAGAAATATAAAATGTATTCCTACACTTATTGGAGATACACATAGATCCTCAGAAGTATTCTTAAATACAGAAGAAATTAAATATATTGCTGGAAATTATCTACCAGTATTCAAAGGGAGTGAGTTATCACAGGACTGGAAAGCTTTTTTCAAATTTAAAACTAAGCTTGATCTAGAAGATTATCTAAATATACTTTTACAGATTTCTTTAGATATCCAGGATGAAGGTAGCATTAAAAATGAAAACTATGAAAAAATACAATCAATTTACTCAGTATTGCTAGATGAATGTGTTAATTGGAGTGAGGGTGATATTGAAAAAGTTGAAATATGGTCTAAAAACAATAGCCTGTTGAATAGTAAAGATGTTTTTACAGAGTGTAATAACTTATATTATTTTATAAATGGAAATGAGTCTATTTTTCAAGAAAAGTATGCTTTTATAAAACTGAATGCAAAAAATAAAAATCATCCGAATCTTAAAAAAATATTGACTTATTTTCAAGTGAAATTATTGAGTGAAAATCAGTTTAAACTAGTATATAAAAATAAGGAAGTATGTGATAACTTAAAGATGAAGTTAAGCAGTATTGTCCCATACTTTAAAATATGGATAGAACATGATGAAAATGATGATAATACTAAACAAAAATTATTACAGTTACAAGATAAAATTAATAATTTAGAAATTTATAAATCAGAAGAGCTAAAAATCACATATGATGAAATGAACTTTACAAAATATGTGAACTTGCATTTTGATGAAAATAAAATTTATGTAACAAATCCGTGGAATTCAAATAGCGTACTATTAAGATTAGCAGAAAATCTATGCACTTATTTTGGACTAGAGGGATATAGTAGTAAACTGGATTTTTTACTAAGAGCTGAAAGCAATGAAATTCAAAAATACTTTTCCCAAGAAGATATTGAAATTCCATTAGAATATTTGATAGTTGAAACTAGCGTAACTACATCAGAGAATTGTAATTATAACTGCAATAAAAATTTATCTGAAGACTTTTTTGAAGATTCATTGCATCATCTTAGTAGGAGAACATACATACAATCACTTATTCCAAGAGCTATAGATAATGTACTTAAACATCTTAGCACATTACCAGAATATGATTGTACCGCTGCTGATGTAATTTCAGAAAGTGTTATTGGAGGCATAACTAAAAACGGAAATGATATAAAAGTGGTTGCTAGACCATCAGATAATGACAAAGTTAGACTCTATTATGATTCTGAGTTTGATGTTCTTGAATATGTAGATGCAGAAATTTGGTATGAGGATGGCGTTACACCTCCTAAGCAATTTACACTTGGTCAACTCTTGAAAATGACAAAAATTAATAAAATACCAATCAAAAAAATTGACATTAAAGATGCTGAATTTAACAACCCAAAATCTGAAACATTAGATTTTGATGCAGTACCGTTTTCACCTGAAAAAACAGCGAAAATCATTTCATCATTTGCTAATACTAAAGGTGGTACTATCGTATTTGGAATAAAAGAACTATCTCCGATTAAAAATGAGATTGTTGGACTAAGTACTGATTTCAACGTAATTGATATAGCAAACAAAGCAATCTCAATGCTTAATCCTACACCTGATGTAAGTTTTGATTGGATTAAAAAAGGTGAAGAATTAGTATTTGTGATTGAAACGGAAAAAGCAAATGAGGATATATTTTTGAATAATCTAAAATATATTCGACAATCATCCTTTACTGTGTTAGCAAATAATGAAATAAGAAAAGTTGGTTCAATTGTAAATAATCCACAATTCAAAAGAACAATAGCTATTATTATATCTATAGAAAATTATTTTCCAAAACAAAGAAATCAAATACCACCAGTAAAGTATGCCAATAATGATGCTAAAAAATTCAAAGAAATACTATTGAATAAATTAAGCATAGATGAAAATGATATCATAATTTTAAAAAATGATAAAGCTATAAAAACTGAAATTGAAGATGTTATTAAATATCAAATGTTCTCTATGACGGAAGATGATAGACTAATATTTTATTATGTAGGTCATGGCTTTCATAATGGAGCGACTAATTACATCTCAACATACGATATGAGCAAAACAGATATATCGAACACTGCAATTTCATTGCGAAAGTTATTGCTTGATCCTTTAAAACACTCTAAATGCAAAAATGCATTAATTTTTATTGACGCTTGTGCTCAGAGTTTTGTAGATGAATATTCTAGAAGTACTATTTCTAATATTAATGATGAAGAATTAATCATTTTCTCAAATGAATTTCCTCATTATGCATTATTTTTATCATGTCAAGATGGAGAAAAATCTTATTCTTGTGATACATTAGAAAATGGTATATGGACTTATTATTTGACTAAAGCAATAGATGAATCGGTAGATGAAGTAATTCTTAACCATCAATATATCACAGATAGAAAGCTGGGGGATTACTTATCTATAAATGTATCCCAATATGCTAAAAGCAAATATGATTGGAATCAAAATCCTAAGACAATACTTGATTCAAGCTATGAAAATGTTATTACTGAAGTTAAATAAGATGCTTTATTAGAAATATTAAAATAATTGCATTTTTTCGCTATAGCTTTGCACCCGCTGAGGATGTAAAAACACATGTGGTTTTGCTACGCAATTATTTTCATTATAAGAGGTTACTTAAAAAAATCGTTTTTAGTTAGATTATGTAAGTATCCTCTAATGTTTATTAATGTAAAGTTTTTTAATTCTTTCGTACATGATGATAGTTTATGGTATTTTGAAATTGTATAACCGTTGAGTGCGTTGTCGAAATATGTCGTAAAATTGGACTATAAACTAGGAGAGTAAATATTAAGAATACCATAGACATAAAATAATTATTAAAGAAAGAGGAATATATCCGTCGAACATCCAAAGGACTTTCAATATCTTTGTCGACCGGTCTCTTAAGAATATGGAGCAAAGCTATTATCCTGTAGTTTTAGTTATGTGGGAAGTTTCAAACGACACTGGATACTAGTGTTTTCCAACAGAGCAAATTGAAATCTCAAGTTTAGAAAATGAAACTTTAAGCATATCAGTAGAATTAAACAATACCTTTGATAGCGATGGCGTACAAAGGATTAGAGAGCAAGTAGAATCCTATTACAACAACATGTATAAAATTGATAAAGCTAAATATCAGTGTAATATTTATCCTGTTTGGATGCCTGAATACAGACTTTCACTTCAATGGAACCTAATAAGATTTTTCCAGACAATAATACTAAAGCAAAGGTCGTATGCCATATGGCGGATATGCTTCCAGCATTTTTATCTTCATATCACAATTCTAATCTTGGAAGTTTTCTTTCTGGCATTGGATACTCTAACAAAGTTCAATATCTTGATCAATTTTGGACAGGGGTCAATGACTTTATCGCTGAAATTAGATTAAATTTGCATGATAATGAATGGGTGTCATATATTATCAGCCCTGTAGAATTAATCTCGGAAATAGATGGTAGAAAAATTTCTAATCTCACGGATTGGTCGTGTTTTTCTCTGGTTGGAAATAATATTATTTCAGATTTTGATTATACATATAATTTGAATTCCAACTATATTTATAGTGAGAAAGTACGAGCAACATCAGATGATCAAGAATTTTTTTGTACATAGTAGTGGGGATTTTACAGTAGAGGTTTTTACAACCGGATTTTCGTTTTTTACCCGTAAAGCAGATTTTCAACTTATGGATACTTTACGCAGAAAATCCTTTTGCATAATAGATATTTCTAAATGTAATCCAATAGGAGTTGGTGATATTGTAGATTGGAATAGTGAAAACAATTATCGTTTTATAGAACTTGCCGATGATAGAGATAAGATTGTGATTTCTCATATATTTTTTGAAGCAGGTAGTTTCGGAACATTGATACCAGGAATCACCACGTGGAAGGAGTGTGATGCCCTTATTTTTGATTCTGAAGAATCTTTTAATAAGCTTCCATATGGAACTCCGGTAGGTTTAATAGAAAGGCAAAGAACCTTTAACAAGTATTTTCAACGTAACGATCAAATTTCGAATCTATGCTTATTGCGCTATTCTCAAGCATTATATTCAGAAGCACTATGTCATAACGACAGGCTTATTTGATTTATTACATATATTGAGCCTACCAATATAGTCGAATATGATGAATGCTTTAAAGTAGCTGAGTAAAATCTAAAGGAGGTATGCAAACACTTTAAACTGTATTATGATCCGTACCAAGATATTGCAGATGTAGTTTTAGAAGTACAACCTTTACTAACCCAATCCACACAAGAATCAATAACTAAAGTAGAAAATATCTATCATGATCTTATTAAGTCTTTAATTGAAGATAGAGATCGACGAGAAAATATGGCATACTATGTTAAATATCGCTTAGATAGATGGCTGCCTGAGAGCTTAGTATGCAAAGATTAAAATAGAAAGAGAATAAAGGGATGGTGAGTGCCAACCTTGACCTTATTACTAGATAAGCACTATCAAGGCAGCATTCCTTTAGGGGGATCTAACTCAGAAGTGTCTGACTTGTGACGTTATGAGTAATCACTTCAAAGTTGAAAGCGAGGGATACTTAATGAAGTTTTATTACAGTTCTATGTATATACATGAAAGGATTAATAGCTTTGAGGAATTGATAGAAAAAATAGACGGTAAACTAATTGAACTATATCTTGATACAAATATATGTATTTACTTAAGGGATTATTATAAAGAACCTAGCTCTATTGTTAAGAGAGATGAGGTATGGGCTGAATTAAGAACATTATTAAAGCATATAAAGACTAGAAACTTAAAAGTTGACTTTTCTTTTGGAGTAGAAGAGGCTTGTAGAAATAAAAGCAACTTTGAGATAAATTATGAAAAATTAGTTGATATGAACTACAGCATAGAAGAACTTTTTAATATGGATTATTTTGAAATGGTAGAACATAGTAAACTACTTAAATTCGATACACAAGTTAAAGATACAACTAAAAAAAAGCCTAGTAAGATGAACAGCCTTGAAAGTTTAAGTAGATTTCAGAACCTGCTTTTTGTCAACTATGCTTGCCTATTAAAAATGTACTTATTGGATAAAAAAAGAGAAGAGAAAAGTAATGTACAACTAATGATTGAGTTTCTAAATTTTGTTGAACAAGAAGTTGATGTATTTAGTACATCAATTGTTATTTTCGCACATTATTTTTTTAGTGGAAGTAGTTTGATTAAAAGGTTAATACATAGATCAAAACAAGTAGCAGAAGAAAAGGTACATGCTCTTTGGAATGCTGCTATTGACCTAACCTTTCCACCATTAGTGAGTAAACAAATTTTAAAATCTAAATCCATACCCGTATTTGTAACTGCAGACCAAACCCTATGTTTAATATTCGATGCTATGAAAATTAGAGTTATGATATCAGATGGAGATAAATCTACTCTTCCACCATTTGTTGAGGTTGATCTATCAAAAACATGTTGGTCCGCAGAAGAACTAAGAGAGATAGATAAATACTATGATGAAATTATGAAAATAAGAAAATATAAATTTGCTTTTAATGAATTTGATCAAGAAAGAGTGTTAGAAAATCTAAGAGCTGTATGTAAAAAACTAGAAGATGAACTTAATAGTATTTTGTAGAAGTGCTACTTTGATAGATATTGACTGTTCATGATAGGAATATTTCTACAATAGCATAAAAAATACCTTCAGGAAGAAAATTCTTTAAATACCATCAC
The DNA window shown above is from Tissierella sp. Yu-01 and carries:
- a CDS encoding RNA-binding domain-containing protein, translating into MNSTELMTAIQKIFDDNTNYMNPTQAVNQADSITALSVDLYTDAIRFIYELLQNADDSSCNADGVKVWIKVFNDELVVAHSGKAFDEKDIRGICNINNGTKKTDLKKTGYKGIGFKSVFGQSNYVVIYTDGEYFRFDSSYNFEWKWEKSQNEWENENNKTFQYPWQIIPIHTECTEVEVEIRNFISKIGSSVATILKINHIKETIDAIQNLSQNINMFLFLKNVTEIYFEDKVITIDRSNANRIILNKGKTSQKEWLIKNVNLNVSEDLRKTLSEERHIPPKLLEANFIEMTLAAQIDNTGIVPLEKKDRVLYSYLPTGEIKYALPVLVNTSFLISANRESIHKDSKWNQWLFESISYEIFRWISELVISDISFESYKLIPEETLYSDDLANSYNLGVRKAKENIAFILSRENKMIKIREALIDFTYLSEKNFAGEEPIKNFIIKQNSNATTLLYVKQCAFWGKFKKLGVRSFEWEDFKSFLNSAYFKETHSIQNNIELIKFLKTCCKSEKIKDVTEEYVCNLPFIWDHKNHINYPKQVCFPSADDENWDNIENELSFVHKDILAWLLHDLEIKNWLESLGVKEKTDITYITQNILPHASNYVNKDNAISEIQKLFSLYRKGDLRENLIQQLSEIKLMTTKNTLLQASKCYLSDFYNPRLKIEKMLREDMFVTQEYCYNTHEKDEWKRFFKILGVSEGTDTLIYRSKNSKSNCMDFRINHKYFDEIVSKTPTYYASFSIDSIGNITSINYIHFTENNNKFSFEFWKDYIQNYTPEKISTTAKGYWGYSGMSGQVSGETVENYIPWFIRNIKCIPTLIGDTHRSSEVFLNTEEIKYIAGNYLPVFKGSELSQDWKAFFKFKTKLDLEDYLNILLQISLDIQDEGSIKNENYEKIQSIYSVLLDECVNWSEGDIEKVEIWSKNNSLLNSKDVFTECNNLYYFINGNESIFQEKYAFIKLNAKNKNHPNLKKILTYFQVKLLSENQFKLVYKNKEVCDNLKMKLSSIVPYFKIWIEHDENDDNTKQKLLQLQDKINNLEIYKSEELKITYDEMNFTKYVNLHFDENKIYVTNPWNSNSVLLRLAENLCTYFGLEGYSSKLDFLLRAESNEIQKYFSQEDIEIPLEYLIVETSVTTSENCNYNCNKNLSEDFFEDSLHHLSRRTYIQSLIPRAIDNVLKHLSTLPEYDCTAADVISESVIGGITKNGNDIKVVARPSDNDKVRLYYDSEFDVLEYVDAEIWYEDGVTPPKQFTLGQLLKMTKINKIPIKKIDIKDAEFNNPKSETLDFDAVPFSPEKTAKIISSFANTKGGTIVFGIKELSPIKNEIVGLSTDFNVIDIANKAISMLNPTPDVSFDWIKKGEELVFVIETEKANEDIFLNNLKYIRQSSFTVLANNEIRKVGSIVNNPQFKRTIAIIISIENYFPKQRNQIPPVKYANNDAKKFKEILLNKLSIDENDIIILKNDKAIKTEIEDVIKYQMFSMTEDDRLIFYYVGHGFHNGATNYISTYDMSKTDISNTAISLRKLLLDPLKHSKCKNALIFIDACAQSFVDEYSRSTISNINDEELIIFSNEFPHYALFLSCQDGEKSYSCDTLENGIWTYYLTKAIDESVDEVILNHQYITDRKLGDYLSINVSQYAKSKYDWNQNPKTILDSSYENVITEVK